One Osmerus eperlanus chromosome 13, fOsmEpe2.1, whole genome shotgun sequence genomic region harbors:
- the LOC134032558 gene encoding neuronal acetylcholine receptor subunit alpha-7-like isoform X2 encodes MRCCKFGSIGIYLWMVFFFKGSLQGEYQRRLYKELMANYNRLERPVVNDSSAILVELGMTLLQIIDVDEKNQVLMTNAWLQLYWTDAYLSWNPEQYPGVQNLRFPSSQIWTPDILLYNSADERFDATFHTNVLVNASGYCQYIPPGILKSTCYIDVRWFPFDVQKCDLKFGSWTHNGWLLDLQMLDVDISTYIPNGEWDLVGVPAKRNELYYDCCKEPYPDVTFTVTMRRRTLYYGLNLLIPCVLISGLALLVFLLPADSGEKISLGITVLLSLTVFMLLVAEIMPATSDSVPLIAQYFASTMMIVGMSVVVTVIVLQFHHHDPRGGKMPKWHRQLLFTMSHSPIIILVFLITSHHHHHHHHHHHHHHHHHHHHHHHHHHTHTHTHHHPHHHHLHPHGTVCASSSLTAPGISAGQDSSPQLVCLVPAYETTRRGAQACRLQVPPPSAAPLQRQLH; translated from the exons ATGCGGTGCTGCAAGTTTGGTTCAATTGGGATCTATTTGTGGATGGTGTTTTTTTTCAAAG GTTCTCTACAGGGGGAGTACCAGCGCAGACTGTACAAGGAGCTGATGGCTAACTATAACCGTCTGGAGAGGCCAGTGGTCAACGACTCCTCAGCCATCCTGGTAGAACTaggaatgacactgctgcagaTCATAGATGTG GATGAGAAGAACCAAGTCTTGATGACAAATGCCTGGTTACAGCTT TACTGGACGGATGCTTATCTGAGCTGGAACCCAGAACAGTACCCCGGGGTTCAGAACCTACGCTTCCCTTCAAGCCAGATCTGGACCCCTGACATCCTGCTCTACAACAG TGCCGACGAGCGCTTCGACGCCACCTTCCACACCAACGTGCTGGTAAACGCCTCGGGCTACTGCCAGTACATTCCGCCGGGCATCCTGAAGAGCACCTGCTACATTGACGTGCGCTGGTTCCCCTTCGACGTGCAGAAGTGCGACCTCAAGTTCGGCTCGTGGACCCACAACGGCTGGCTGCTGGACCTACAGATGCTGGACGTGGACATATCTACATATATCCCAAATGGGGAGTGGGACCTCGTAG GAGTGCCAGCCAAGCGTAACGAGCTGTACTATGACTGCTGTAAGGAGCCGTACCCCGACGTCACCTTCACGGTGACCATGAGGAGGAGGACGCTGTACTACGGCCTGAACCTGCTCATCCCCTGTGTGCTCATCTCTGGGCTGGCCCTGCTGGTCTTCCTGCTGCCCGCTGACTCTGGGGAGAAGATCTCCCTGG GTATTACTGTGCTACTATCTCTAACGGTCTTCATGTTATTGGTGGCTGAGATCATGCCGGCTACCTCTGACTCTGTGCCTCTCATTG cCCAGTACTTTGCCAGCACCATGATGATTGTGGGTATGTCTGTGGTGGTGACAGTTATAGTTCTGCAGTTCCACCATCATGACCCCCGAGGGGGCAAAATGCCCAAGTGG CATCGTCAACTCCTTTTCACAATGTCTCACTCGCCCATCATCATCCTTGTGTTCCTAATCacctctcatcatcatcatcatcatcatcatcatcatcatcatcatcatcatcatcatcatcatcatcatcatcatcatcatcatactcATACTCatactcatcatcatcctcatcatcatcatcttcatcctcatgGCACTGTGTGTGCTTCATCTTCTCTGACTGCCCCTGGTATCTCCGCAGGTCAGGATAGTTCTCCTCAACTGGTGTGCCTGGTTCCTGCGTATGAAACAACCCGGCGAGGAGCGCAGGCGTGCCGGCTACAAGTACCGCCACCCTCCGCAGCACCACTCCAGCGCCAGCTCCATTGA
- the LOC134032558 gene encoding neuronal acetylcholine receptor subunit alpha-7-like isoform X1: MRCCKFGSIGIYLWMVFFFKGSLQGEYQRRLYKELMANYNRLERPVVNDSSAILVELGMTLLQIIDVDEKNQVLMTNAWLQLYWTDAYLSWNPEQYPGVQNLRFPSSQIWTPDILLYNSADERFDATFHTNVLVNASGYCQYIPPGILKSTCYIDVRWFPFDVQKCDLKFGSWTHNGWLLDLQMLDVDISTYIPNGEWDLVGVPAKRNELYYDCCKEPYPDVTFTVTMRRRTLYYGLNLLIPCVLISGLALLVFLLPADSGEKISLGITVLLSLTVFMLLVAEIMPATSDSVPLIAQYFASTMMIVGMSVVVTVIVLQFHHHDPRGGKMPKWVRIVLLNWCAWFLRMKQPGEERRRAGYKYRHPPQHHSSASSIELGTLPGLSQPLSVPVCPPCPTGTSNGNMSLHYSYPSCPPSSDSGVLLGAPQAHSSTREGLELPGSGSSGGVGLGGMGVGLGIPPPEVLRILEEVSYIAQRFRSQDEEEAICSEWKFAAAVVDRLCLVAFSLFSIICTFTILMAAPNFIEAVSKDFT; the protein is encoded by the exons ATGCGGTGCTGCAAGTTTGGTTCAATTGGGATCTATTTGTGGATGGTGTTTTTTTTCAAAG GTTCTCTACAGGGGGAGTACCAGCGCAGACTGTACAAGGAGCTGATGGCTAACTATAACCGTCTGGAGAGGCCAGTGGTCAACGACTCCTCAGCCATCCTGGTAGAACTaggaatgacactgctgcagaTCATAGATGTG GATGAGAAGAACCAAGTCTTGATGACAAATGCCTGGTTACAGCTT TACTGGACGGATGCTTATCTGAGCTGGAACCCAGAACAGTACCCCGGGGTTCAGAACCTACGCTTCCCTTCAAGCCAGATCTGGACCCCTGACATCCTGCTCTACAACAG TGCCGACGAGCGCTTCGACGCCACCTTCCACACCAACGTGCTGGTAAACGCCTCGGGCTACTGCCAGTACATTCCGCCGGGCATCCTGAAGAGCACCTGCTACATTGACGTGCGCTGGTTCCCCTTCGACGTGCAGAAGTGCGACCTCAAGTTCGGCTCGTGGACCCACAACGGCTGGCTGCTGGACCTACAGATGCTGGACGTGGACATATCTACATATATCCCAAATGGGGAGTGGGACCTCGTAG GAGTGCCAGCCAAGCGTAACGAGCTGTACTATGACTGCTGTAAGGAGCCGTACCCCGACGTCACCTTCACGGTGACCATGAGGAGGAGGACGCTGTACTACGGCCTGAACCTGCTCATCCCCTGTGTGCTCATCTCTGGGCTGGCCCTGCTGGTCTTCCTGCTGCCCGCTGACTCTGGGGAGAAGATCTCCCTGG GTATTACTGTGCTACTATCTCTAACGGTCTTCATGTTATTGGTGGCTGAGATCATGCCGGCTACCTCTGACTCTGTGCCTCTCATTG cCCAGTACTTTGCCAGCACCATGATGATTGTGGGTATGTCTGTGGTGGTGACAGTTATAGTTCTGCAGTTCCACCATCATGACCCCCGAGGGGGCAAAATGCCCAAGTGG GTCAGGATAGTTCTCCTCAACTGGTGTGCCTGGTTCCTGCGTATGAAACAACCCGGCGAGGAGCGCAGGCGTGCCGGCTACAAGTACCGCCACCCTCCGCAGCACCACTCCAGCGCCAGCTCCATTGAGCTGGGCACCCTGCCCGGCCTCTCACAGCCCCTCTCTGTGCCCgtctgccctccctgccccacaGGCACCTCCAACGGCAACATGAGCCTCCACTACAGctacccctcctgccctccctccagtGACTCAGGGGTACTGTTGGGGGCGCCCCAAGCCCACAGCTCCACCCGGGAGGGGTTGGAGCTACCTGGGAGCGGGTCCAGTGGAGGAGTAGGCCTGGGGGgcatgggggtggggttggggattCCCCCGCCAGAGGTCCTGCGTATCCTGGAGGAGGTGTCCTACATCGCCCAGCGCTTCCGCagccaggacgaggaggaggccaTCTGCAGCGAGTGGAAGTTTGCGGCGGCGGTGGTGGACCGCCTCTGCCTGGTGgcgttctctctcttctccatcatCTGCACCTTCACCATCCTCATGGCGGCGCCCAACTTCATTGAGGCCGTCTCCAAAGACTTCACATAG